Proteins found in one Papio anubis isolate 15944 chromosome 13, Panubis1.0, whole genome shotgun sequence genomic segment:
- the ZBTB34 gene encoding zinc finger and BTB domain-containing protein 34 isoform X1, with protein MEGCKSRVRFMSVEMDSSSFIQFDVPEYSSTVLSQLNELRLQGKLCDIIVHIQGQPFRAHKAVLAASSPYFRDHSALSTMSGLSISVIKNPNVFEQLLSFCYTGRMSLQLKDVVSFLTAASFLQMQCVIDKCTQILESIHSKISVGDVDSVTVGAEENPESRNGVKDSSFFANPVEISPPYCSQGRQPTASSDLRMETTPSKALRSRLQEEGHSDRGSSGSVSEYEIQIEGDHEQGDLLVRESQITEVKVKMEKSDRPSCSDSSSLGDDGYHTEMVDGEQVVAVNVGSYGSVLQHAYSYSQAASQPTNVSEAFGSLSNSSPSRSMLSCFRGGRARQKRALSVHLHSDLQGLVQGSDSEAMMNNPGYESSPRERSARGHWYPYNERLICIYCGKSFNQKGSLDRHMRLHMGITPFVCKFCGKKYTRKDQLEYHIRGHTDDKPFRCEICGKCFPFQGTLNQHLRKNHPGVAEVRSRIESPERTDVYVEQKLENDASASEMGLDSRMEIHTVSDAPD; from the exons ATGGAAGGATGCAAGTCCAG AGTACGCTTCATGTCAGTAGAAATGGACAGCAGCAGTTTTATTCAGTTTGATGTGCCCGAGTACAGCAGCACCGTTCTGAGCCAGCTAAACGAACTCCGCCTGCAGGGGAAACTATGTGACATCATTGTACACATTCAGGGTCAGCCATTCCGAGCCCACAAAGCAGTCCTTGCTGCCAGCTCCCCATATTTCCGGGACCATTCAGCGTTGAGTACCATGAGTGGCTTGTCAATATCAGTGATTAAAAATCCCAATGTGTTTGAGcagttgctttctttttgttacaCTGGAAGAATGTCCTTGCAGCTGAAGGATGTTGTCAGTTTTCTGACTGCAGCCAGCTTTCTTCAGATGCAGTGTGTCATTGACAAGTGCACGCAGATCCTAGAGAGCATCCATTCTAAAATCAGCGTTGGAGATGTTGACTCTGTTACCGTCGGTGCTGAAGAGAATCCCGAGAGTCGGAACGGTGTCAAAGACAGCAGCTTCTTTGCCAACCCAGTGGAGATTTCTCCTCCATATTGCTCTCAGGGACGGCAGCCCACCGCAAGCAGTGACCTCCGGATGGAGACCACCCCCAGCAAGGCTCTGCGCAGCCGCTTACAGGAGGAGGGGCACTCAGACCGCGGGAGCAGTGGGAGCGTTTCTGAGTATGAGATTCAGATAGAGGGGGACCATGAGCAAGGAGACCTGTTGGTGAGGGAGAGCCAGATCACCGAGGTGAAAGTGAAGATGGAGAAGTCCGACCGGCCCAGCTGTTCCGACAGCTCCTCCCTGGGTGATGATGGGTACCACACTGAGATGGTTGATGGGGAACAAGTTGTGGCAGTGAATGTGGGCTCCTATGGTTCTGTGCTCCAGCACGCATACTCCTATTCCCAAGCAGCCTCACAGCCAACCAATGTATCAGAAGCTTTTGGAAGTTTGAGTAATTCCAGCCCATCCAGGTCCATGCTGAGCTGTTTCCGAGGAGGGCGTGCCCGCCAGAAGCGGGCCTTGTCTGTCCACCTGCACAGTGACCTGCAGGGCCTGGTGCAGGGCTCTGACAGTGAAGCCATGATGAACAACCCCGGGTATGAGAGCAGCCCCCGGGAGAGGAGTGCGAGAGGGCATTGGTACCCGTACAATGAGAGGTTGATCTGTATTTACTGTGGAAAGTCCTTCAACCAGAAAGGAAGCCTTGACAGGCACATGCGACTCCATATGGGAATCACCCCCTTTGTGTGCAAGTTCTGCGGGAAGAAGTACACACGGAAGGACCAGCTGGAGTACCACATCCGGGGCCACACAGATGATAAACCATTCCGCTGTGAGATCTGCGGCAAGTGCTTTCCATTCCAAGGTACCCTCAACCAGCACCTGCGGAAAAACCACCCGGGCGTCGCTGAAGTCAGGAGTCGCATTGAGTCCCCCGAGAGAACAGATGTGTACGTGGaacagaaactagaaaatgaCGCGTCAGCCTCAGAGATGGGCTTAGATTCCCGGATGGAAATTCACACAGTGTCTGATGCTCCCGATTAA
- the ZBTB34 gene encoding zinc finger and BTB domain-containing protein 34 isoform X2, with amino-acid sequence MSVEMDSSSFIQFDVPEYSSTVLSQLNELRLQGKLCDIIVHIQGQPFRAHKAVLAASSPYFRDHSALSTMSGLSISVIKNPNVFEQLLSFCYTGRMSLQLKDVVSFLTAASFLQMQCVIDKCTQILESIHSKISVGDVDSVTVGAEENPESRNGVKDSSFFANPVEISPPYCSQGRQPTASSDLRMETTPSKALRSRLQEEGHSDRGSSGSVSEYEIQIEGDHEQGDLLVRESQITEVKVKMEKSDRPSCSDSSSLGDDGYHTEMVDGEQVVAVNVGSYGSVLQHAYSYSQAASQPTNVSEAFGSLSNSSPSRSMLSCFRGGRARQKRALSVHLHSDLQGLVQGSDSEAMMNNPGYESSPRERSARGHWYPYNERLICIYCGKSFNQKGSLDRHMRLHMGITPFVCKFCGKKYTRKDQLEYHIRGHTDDKPFRCEICGKCFPFQGTLNQHLRKNHPGVAEVRSRIESPERTDVYVEQKLENDASASEMGLDSRMEIHTVSDAPD; translated from the coding sequence ATGTCAGTAGAAATGGACAGCAGCAGTTTTATTCAGTTTGATGTGCCCGAGTACAGCAGCACCGTTCTGAGCCAGCTAAACGAACTCCGCCTGCAGGGGAAACTATGTGACATCATTGTACACATTCAGGGTCAGCCATTCCGAGCCCACAAAGCAGTCCTTGCTGCCAGCTCCCCATATTTCCGGGACCATTCAGCGTTGAGTACCATGAGTGGCTTGTCAATATCAGTGATTAAAAATCCCAATGTGTTTGAGcagttgctttctttttgttacaCTGGAAGAATGTCCTTGCAGCTGAAGGATGTTGTCAGTTTTCTGACTGCAGCCAGCTTTCTTCAGATGCAGTGTGTCATTGACAAGTGCACGCAGATCCTAGAGAGCATCCATTCTAAAATCAGCGTTGGAGATGTTGACTCTGTTACCGTCGGTGCTGAAGAGAATCCCGAGAGTCGGAACGGTGTCAAAGACAGCAGCTTCTTTGCCAACCCAGTGGAGATTTCTCCTCCATATTGCTCTCAGGGACGGCAGCCCACCGCAAGCAGTGACCTCCGGATGGAGACCACCCCCAGCAAGGCTCTGCGCAGCCGCTTACAGGAGGAGGGGCACTCAGACCGCGGGAGCAGTGGGAGCGTTTCTGAGTATGAGATTCAGATAGAGGGGGACCATGAGCAAGGAGACCTGTTGGTGAGGGAGAGCCAGATCACCGAGGTGAAAGTGAAGATGGAGAAGTCCGACCGGCCCAGCTGTTCCGACAGCTCCTCCCTGGGTGATGATGGGTACCACACTGAGATGGTTGATGGGGAACAAGTTGTGGCAGTGAATGTGGGCTCCTATGGTTCTGTGCTCCAGCACGCATACTCCTATTCCCAAGCAGCCTCACAGCCAACCAATGTATCAGAAGCTTTTGGAAGTTTGAGTAATTCCAGCCCATCCAGGTCCATGCTGAGCTGTTTCCGAGGAGGGCGTGCCCGCCAGAAGCGGGCCTTGTCTGTCCACCTGCACAGTGACCTGCAGGGCCTGGTGCAGGGCTCTGACAGTGAAGCCATGATGAACAACCCCGGGTATGAGAGCAGCCCCCGGGAGAGGAGTGCGAGAGGGCATTGGTACCCGTACAATGAGAGGTTGATCTGTATTTACTGTGGAAAGTCCTTCAACCAGAAAGGAAGCCTTGACAGGCACATGCGACTCCATATGGGAATCACCCCCTTTGTGTGCAAGTTCTGCGGGAAGAAGTACACACGGAAGGACCAGCTGGAGTACCACATCCGGGGCCACACAGATGATAAACCATTCCGCTGTGAGATCTGCGGCAAGTGCTTTCCATTCCAAGGTACCCTCAACCAGCACCTGCGGAAAAACCACCCGGGCGTCGCTGAAGTCAGGAGTCGCATTGAGTCCCCCGAGAGAACAGATGTGTACGTGGaacagaaactagaaaatgaCGCGTCAGCCTCAGAGATGGGCTTAGATTCCCGGATGGAAATTCACACAGTGTCTGATGCTCCCGATTAA